From Apium graveolens cultivar Ventura chromosome 9, ASM990537v1, whole genome shotgun sequence, the proteins below share one genomic window:
- the LOC141685257 gene encoding uncharacterized protein LOC141685257: protein MEKSEKKLEWISSVHPLLMALQYPILFPFGEDGYHDEITYVDSETQTKKKRKRITMKEYYSYRLQVRKNEGLHVRLAGRLYQQYVVNAFSCIEQARLWWLRTHQTNLRSDLYSTLAKKVVNGWTDATNVGKGFVLRANFLGSKRYMQQNFQDALAVCRVVGHPDIFPTMTCNSQWTEIKEMMNSLPGCSAHDSPDIIARVMYVVEFQKLGLPHVHMLIWLDGDSKRNLTANVDKYVTAEIPDPITDPVAYDAVRNLMIHGPCGLYCRETYFDQSGFPIYKRRNTGLSVMKGTCVLDNQWVLPYNRDLLVKYNFHMNVEICCHARSLKYLFKYCLKGHDRATVEISSQRRESTNQEESVDEISSYFDGRYICASEAAYRIFSFPIHYRSISVLRLSFHLPGERSCTFTEKDNLEKVVRREQYKQSQLEAFFRLNQNDMYSKQFTYDEIPQYYVWNETDRIWTMRKKGNQIGRLLYTHHNAGELWYLRLLLPNVRGPTSFDALKTVNGVCCRTFKEACKQLGLLDDDNEWHSVLKDCSNGSFP, encoded by the exons ATGGAGAAATCTGAAAAGAAGCTTGAATGGATATCATCTGTTCATCCATTACTAATGGCCTTACAATATCCAATACTATTTCCCTTTGGTGAGGATGGTTACCATGATGAAATTACGTATGTTGATTCTGAGACACAAACCAAAAAGAAACGCAAGAGAATCACCATGAAAGAATACTACTCCTATCGATTACAGGTCCGGAAAAATGAAG GACTCCATGTTCGTCTAGCTGGCCGACTCTACCAACAATATGTAGTTAATGCCTTTTCCTGTATAGAGCAGGCCCGATTGTGGTGGTTGCGTACTCACCAGACAAATTTAAGGAGTGATTTGTACAGCACATTGGCAAAGAAAGTTGTTAATGGATGGACTGATGCAACAAATGTTGGTAAAGGATTTGTACTGCGTGCTAATTTCCTTGGGTCTAAACGTTATATGCAACAGAACTTTCAAGATGCTCTTGCAGTTTGCCGAGTTGTTGGTCATCCAGATATTTTCCCTACTATGACCTGTAATTCTCAATGGACAGAGATAAAAGAAATGATGAATTCTTTACCTGGATGTTCAGCTCATGATTCTCCGGATATAATAGCCC GAG TGATGTACGTTGTGGAGTTTCAGAAGCTTGGTCTCCCACATGTGCATATGTTAATATGGCTAGATGGTGATTCAAAGAGAAACCTCACTGCCAATGTAGATAAGTATGTGACAGCTGAAATTCCAGATCCCATTACAGATCCAGTTGCTTACGATGCGGTAAGAAACTTGATGATTCATGGTCCTTGTGGCCT GTATTGTAGAGAGACATACTTTGATCAGTCTGGCTTTCCCATTTATAAGCGTCGAAATACTGGATTAAGTGTAATGAAAGGCACTTGTGTACTTGACAATCAATGGGTTTTGCCTTATAATAGAGATTTATTGGTAAAATATAATTTCCACATGAATGTAGAGATCTGTTGTCATGCAAGAAGTTTGAAGTACTTATTTAAATATTGCTTGAAAGGCCATGATCGTGCAACCGTTGAGATATCCAGTCAGAGGAGGGAGTCTACCAACCAAGAGGAAAGTGTTGATGAGATTAGTTCCTATTTTGATGGTCGGTACATATGTGCATCTGAAGCTGCTTACCGGATTTTCAGTTTTCCAATCCACTATCGTTCAATATCTGTTTTAAGATTATCTTTTCACTTACCTGGGGAGAGGAGCTGTACCTTTACCGAGAAAGATAACTTGGAAAAAGTTGTAAGAAGAGAGCAGTATAAACAAAGCCAGCTTGAGGCTTTTTTTCGTCTCAATCAAAATGACATGTATTCTAAACAGTTTACATACGATGAAATTCCACAGTACTATGTTTGGAATGAGACTGATAGGATATGGACCATGCGCAAGAAAGGAAATCAAATTGGTAGACTGCTTTATACGCACCACAATGCAGGAGAGTTATGGTACCTTCGTCTTTTGCTCCCAAACGTTCGTGGTCCTACTTCTTTTGATGCTTTGAAAACCGTCAATGGTGTATGCTGCAGAACTTTTAAGGAGGCATGTAAACAATTAGGTTTACTCGATGATGATAATGAGTGGCACTCAGTCCTGAAAGATTGTTCAAATGGTAGTTTTCCGTAA